AGTCCTCAATCAGCGCCCAAGCGCCACCACCGTCTTGCGGTGCAGCACACTGTCTGAGTCCCCAATAATTAAGAACCCCGGCTGCTTCCACCCATGCGTCAAAACCAATCTCAAGCCCGTCGCATCTCCAGCCAGCTTGAAGACCGGCTCGCTCACCACCGAAGCTCCGCCACCCACCTTCGTCGTCAATCCCACTCCATTGACTCCAGCCGACTCCTCCCACCGACGCCCCTGCGCATCCGTCAGGTAAACCTGTATCAAACTATCGCTCTGCGCCGACCGGCCCCGATTTGTAACTCGAACGGTTACTCGCACCAGGCGCCATCCATCACGGACCATAAAGCCCTTCACCTCCTCAACCCCCGCGACCGTAAAGCACATCTCATCAAAGCACTGCGGTTGTCCCACCACTACCACTCTCTGCCTCTGGCCCAGCGAAACCCCTATCAGTATCGCCAGATACACCACCCAAACCCCGGCCAGCCAGGCTATCCCGCGACGCACTCGCGCCCGTTCGCCCCGCAGCCACGACACCCCAACACCCACCACGCCCAGTGCCGTCCAACCCGCCACTCCCGCCAGCAAAAGCTCGGTCAGCCTCACTCCCCACCCCATTCGCGATAGACTTTCTATACGTACATGCCTCCTCATTCTTCCACGTTATCCCCCCAGCCCAACTTCCCTTCCACAACGCCTGTTCACTCGACGCCCGGTGGCAGCGCTGCAACGCCTGTTATCCTCGCTCGCGATCTCGGCAAGACGTACCGTTCCGGCAAACTCGAGGTTCCTGCACTTCGCAAGGTCAACTTCGCCATTACACCCGGCGAGTTTGTCGCCATCGTTGGCCCCTCCGGCTCCGGGAAGTCCACTCTCTTTTACATTCTCGGCGGCCTCACCGGAGCTACCACCGGCTCCGTCCTCATCGACGGCGTAGACTTCGCCACCCTCACCGATGCAGAGCGAACTCGCACCCGCCGCGCCAAGATTGGGTTCATCTTCCAGCGTTTCAATCTCCTGCCCACTCTCTCGGCCATAGGCAACATTGAGATCGCCCACGACATCGCCAATCTCGGCGCCTCGATCAAGCGAGAACTCGACCACCCTCTTCTCACCCACCTCACCGAGATGCTCGGCATCCAGGGCCGTCTCGACCACCGGCCAAACGAGTTATCCGGCGGAGAGCAGCAGCGCGTAGCCATCGCCCGAGCCCTCATCAACCGCCCCGCTATCGTCTTGGCCGACGAGCCCACCGGCAACCTCGATACGAAAAACTCAGATGCCGTTCTAAAGATGCTTCGCCAGTCCAGCCGGGAACTCAACCAGACGGTCCTCATGATTACCCACAACCCCGAGGCCGCCCAGATCGCCGATCGGATCCTCCATATGCGTGACGGCGAAATTACTCATATTGAAACCGTTACGCGTTAGCGTAACTGCTGGGCTTGAATTGCGAGAGCTTAGCGACGATAAGCGAGAATAGTAACTAAAAATCCGGTTACTTTACGCAAAATACCGCTAAAGTAGTGCACTAAGAGCCCAGGTAGACCACTTTAGAATTGAAGTAGAGACTCCTCCCCCTGTACCATGCGCTTGTCGCCACTAGATTTTTGGGGTAGCGATCTGCCGGGGGATTCTGTGACTTACACATACTTTCAACCAGAGCAACAGTTCTCTGACTGCTTCAAGCGCAAGCCCTTTCTCTTCTCTCACAACTTGGCCTCAAACGATCTCTTCTCGACGGCATCCGTGGAGAAGCTAGCTGAAATCTGGAGCCGCGACAACACCAAATCCGGCTTCTTCTACCTCGACAGAAAATTCAGAGAGTGGGGCAGTGAAGATCACAAGGCCAGCCTTGTAGAGGCCTTTCGCCACTCTGACCTCAGCCGCATGAGGATGAAACTCAGCTTCATCCATACGCAGCCAAAGTACGACAAGGTCCTCGAAACCATGACGCAAGAGCTCTCGGAGCTTACTCATGTTGACCTCGGCAAAGAGTATCGCGCGCCCATGGAGACGCTCTTCCTGACCTCGCCAAACGAGTTTACTCCGTATCACATCGACAGCGAAGACAGCTTCCTGCTGCAGATTCAGGGCACAAAGACCATCTACATCTTCGATGGAAGCGACAAAGAAATTCTCAAAGACCTCGATATAGAAAAGTACTGGGCGAAGAACGAGATCGCATTCCGTGAAGAGATCAGGTCGCGCGCCATGCGCTTCGAGATGGAGCCAGGAATCGGCGTCCACATCCCCATGCACTTCCCCCACATGGTCGAAAGCGGTCCCACATCTTCGATGTCGCTCAGCATCGGCTACGAATCAATAGCCTTCGATCGCGACCTCTTCCGCGTCAACCACCAGCTGCGCAAACTAGGTCTCAACCCCACACCTCCGGGCAAGAGCAAGGTCATCGACAACACCAAAATGGCCGTCGTCACTGGAGCCAAGACCATCACCAAGACGCTCAAGGGCCTGCAGCACAAATAATTTTAAGTCTTGTGGTCTGCTAACATCCAAGGCGTGTTCAACCCCTTCCGTCCCGAACCCGAACCTACATTTGCCGACCTGTACCGCCCGATGTCGGAGCTGGAGTTGCAAAGCCTTCTCGCGGACTGGCAATCATTGCTACCAGAGGCCCGCACGGCCCTCGCCGCCGAGTTTGCCTCCCGCCACATGGAATTCATGGAACCATCAGCGACTCCGGAAGATGCTCCCGCGGAGTTTCGCGAGCTCATCACCGTTCGCCGCTATCGCGACCTTTCCGAGGCGATCGTTGCCCGCGCCGTCATCGAGTCGGCCGGCATCTTCTGCTTTCTGAAAGATGAGAATCTCGTCCGGCTCGACTGGCAGGTTTCAAACTTCATCGGCGGCATCCGCCTCCAAGTCGCTTCCTCCGATGTCGAAGCTGCCGAAGAGATCCTGGCACAGCCTATCCCCACCGAGTTCCCTATTCCAGACCAGCCAGGCTTCTCGCAACCACGCTGTCCACGCTGCACCTCCACCGACATCACCTGGGAGCGTCAGGGCCGTAAGGCAGCTCTCGCCTCGCTTTATCTTTTTTCGCTGCCACTGCCCCGCGGTTCGGAGTCATGGCACTGCAACAGTTGCGACCTGCGCTGGCAAGATGACGACTAGTTGTCTCTACGAACGGAAAATTTCTACTCCAACTTCTTATCATTATTGCTGCGGTCGTCATCCGGCAGCACATGGTCGGGATCGACGACGACCTCGCCGATTGGCGCTTTATCCTCCAGCGTCCAGGTATACGTTCCCTTTTGTAGCCAAGTCTCTACGGGCAGTGTCACGCGTAACTTCTCGCCGCTTTTGAACCGCACCTCAACGGGCGTCGGCAGCACCAGCTGTCCGCGGTTGCTGATCGTCACCACCGATCCCTCCACCTTGTCGACGGCAACATCATACTTCCAGTTGTTGAGATACCATCCCCGCCAGAACCAGCTCAGGTCTTCGCCGCCTTCGCTCTCCATCGCACGAAAGAAGTCCGAAGGCGAAGGATGCTTGAACGCCCAGTCCTTGATGTACTTTCGGAACGCCCAGTCAAACCGCTCCGGCCCGAGGATCTGTTCCCGCAGCAGCACCATCCCATACGCTCCCTTGAAGTAGCTCACCGGATGCCCAAGTTGCTCCGGATAGCTGTCCGCCGGCATCATCAACGTCCCAGCCTCCGCATTGTCCAACACCTTCAGGATCATGTCCGGCGGCTCTCCACCAGCCGAATACTCCAAGTCACGCTTTGGCCCATACTTCCCGCCCGCGTACTCCGCCGACTCCTCAATATCGATGAACGTGTTGAACCCTTCATCCATAAACGCATGCCGCCGCTCATTCGAACCGACGATCATCGGGAACCACGTATGTCCAAACTCGTGCGCCGTCAGCCAGAAGAAGAACGGTCCTTTATCCTCGACTCCATCGAAGACCACACCGGGATACTCCATCCCGCTGGAGAACCCCGCGATGCTCACCGCGGTAGGCCACGGGTACGGATACCAGTGCTTCGAAAATCGCTCAATCGTATCCTTCGTATACTCGGTCGACTTGTCCCACGCATCCGGCCCCACGCTCTCCGGCGGATACACACTCATCGCCAGACTCTTCTTCCCATCCGGCAAATTGATCTTTGCCGCATCCCACACAAACACTGGCGACGCGCTCCACACCACATCCCGCGTGTGGTCCATGTGGAAGTGCCACGTCAAAGTTCCACCCTGCTTCGGCCGGCTCGTGGGGTCACTCACCTCCGCGGGCGTGCGAATGAAGACCGTCTTATCGCTATTCCTCGCCTGCTCCAACCGCTCCATCTCGGTCTTCGTCAGCACCTCCTTCGGATTCACCAGCTCTCCCGACCCCGCCACAATCATGGCCGTAGGCGCCGTCACGAAATAGTCGAAGTGCCCATACTCCAGATAAAACTCTGCGCCGATGTAAGGCAGCGTATCCCACCCACGCAGGTCGTCATAGACGCACATCCGGGGATACCACTGCGCCATGTCGTAGATCTCCCCGCTCTTGGTCGCGCCCCAAGAAGTCCGGCCGCCCCACACACCAGGAATCGCATAGTGATATTTGATATGGATCTTCAACTGGCCACCATGTCCACTCAGCGGCGTCGCCAGACGAATCTGCATCCGCGTATCGTCGACCAGATACTCCGCCTTCACCGTCTGCTTCCCCTGCTCGATCTCTACAGAATCGAAGACATACCCTTCAGTAGAAGGAGTCGGCCCAGCCTCATCCCCTCCACGCCTGCGCCTCGCCCCTCCATTAGCAACTCGCGACCGCGAATCCTTCCGATAGATGTTCTGCTCTACCTGCACCCACAGACTTGGCAGCACATCAGGACTGTTATTGGTGTAGGTGATAATCTCCGTTGTGCTCAGCTGCTTCGCCTCGGTATCGAGCGAAGCATGCAACTCGTAGTCCGCCTCATTCTGCCAATAGTTAGGCCCCGGAGAACCGTTGCTCGACCGATATCCATTGACCGGCTGTGGCAGAGTAAGCGGCGCAAACGTCAGTCGCGGGTCATATCCTGACGCCACACCAGCTCCAGCACCAGCCTGCGCCAGTGCCGGCTCCGCATTCCAACCAAGCCAAAAAGCAGTCAACAGCAACACGAATAGACGAACATCGCACCGGATCTGCATCAGGGGTGGGTCTCACTTTCTAAAATCTGAGGGTGTTTTCTAGATCATAGACGTAAGCCACAGTAGGATGGACTCGAGCTACCGGCCTCCCGGCATCAAATCGCGCATAAAAAAGGAACTCCATGCCCTGGTATCAACTTAACGACGCCAACGACCCCAAGCTCGACGCGCTCGCCAAACAGTACAACCTCCACCCTCTTCATCTCGAAGACACCCGCAACGAAGACGAAGGAGTCAAAGTTGACTCTGGCGCAGCCTACACCTTCGCCGTCTTCAAGCCGGTCCGTCTCGTCCCCGACCCCGACAACCCTGGCGAAGAGATGCCCTCCTTCTCACCCATCGACATCTTCGCCGGCAAAGACTTCCTCATCACCGTCTCCGACCCCACCTGCCCCACCACCGAGCAGGCCCTCGCCCGCGCCCGCCGCGACGGCGATGACGAACACCCAGGAAAACTCGTCTCCCTCATCCTCGACACCATCGTCGATCTCTACTTCCCGGCAATCGATCACTTCGACGATCGCATCGACCAGCTCGAAGACAAGGTCTTCGACGATCCGTCCCCCGAGATTCTCCAGGCCGTCTTCGCCATCAAGCGCGAACTCATCGACCTCCGCCGCGTCCTCGTCAACACCCGCGACGCGGCGCTCCATCTCCAGCGTGATCCCAACACCATCATCGACGCCGACAACCAGCCCTACGTCCGCGACACCTATGATCACATCGCACGCCTGCTCGACTCAGTCGAAACCCAGCGCGACCTGCTCAACAACACCCTCGACATCTACCTCTCGTCCGTCTCAAATCGCACCAACGAGGTCATGAAGGTCTTAACAGTTTTGGGTACCATCGTCCTTCCAGTTCTCGCCATCTCCGGCATCTACGGGATGAATCTCAAAGGCCTACCTTTTGAAGACTCTCCCCACGGTGCAGAGTGGGTCGGCGGCATCACCGTCGTCGCCACGGCTGTCTTGCTGTTCATCCTCCGCAAGCTGAACTGGCTTTAGCCGATCGACTCCACCTCATCAAAGCAATCTAAACGCCTGTTGACGACGCAAAATTAGCACGAAAAGAGATTCCCGCGGTCGACCGCTATCCTGCATCTTCTGAAGTACGACGGCAAAGCCGCCAAGGAGATTCGTTAATGACCGACTATCGTGTAAGTCAAGGGGACGTTCAGGAAGATCAAGTAACTGCAGCCATCGAAAGGGTAACGGCGCAGGTGCCATCCAGCGTTTATCTGGCCTTGGCGCTTGGCTCAATGGCCATCTCGGTCGGCTTCCAGGCTGCTAAAAAACACCATGACGCTTTATTCGTGGGCCAGTGGGCAGCGCCTTTCCTCATCTTGGGAATCTATAACAAGCTCGTGAAGCTTCATGGCTCAGACGGTGCTTCTCACGCCTGACCGTTAAGAGAGAAGCCCCGGCACAAGACCGGGGCTCTTTCTTCTACAGCATTCGGCGATTACCAAAGCACACCGTCGATCGGAGTCGTGGCCGGCGGAAGCTGCGTCTCGCCAAGCAGCTGCCGCAGGTTGACTTCGATTGTTCTAGTGATCGAAGTCAACGGAACGTCATAGATCGTGTTCTCAAAAGGATCTTCCAGGTCTCGTCCGATCTTATCCAACGCAAGAAAGATAAACCCCACCAGCGTCGAGCCAAGCGGCGTCAGCCATCCCATATTCGTCACCAGCGCCAAGGGCAGCAGGACGCAGTAGATATGCACGAACAACTGCGGAAAGTAGTCATACTGCTTCGGCATCGGAGTGTTCTTGATCCGTTCCGCACCGCCCTGCGCATCCGCCAGATCGTTCAGACTCTCGTCCATCGCGCGCCACTGCAGCGCGTCAATCCACTCCCTCGTCTGGCACTCCAGCAGCAGCTTACCCATCAGCTGCTGTAGAGCCAACGGAACATTCTTCTCGGCCCGCAGACTCTCAAGCTCGCCGTGCTCCATGAACGGCGCGATCACCGCCCACGGCTCCAGCTTCCTCAGGTGTTGTCGCAGTGCATGCACAAACGCGATCTGCAGATAGACCATCCGCCGCTGCATCTCCTTGAGCTCCGCAGTATCGCTACCCTTCAGCGACAACATCCCAGTGGTCACCTGTCGAGCCCAGCTCCGCGAGTTGTTTACCACCGAACCCCACAGAATCCGCGCTTCCCACCACCGGCCATACGCGGACTGGTTCCGGAACGCGACGATAATTCCGATCGCCGATCCAAAGAGCGCCAGCGGAATATGCGGCATCGCCACCCACTCCCAGTGCAGCAGCTTGTACGCCGCCACCACCGCCAGGTCATACAGCACCAGCAGTAGCAGCGGTAAGCCAACGTACTGCAGCATCGGCATCAGCTGTCGCCCACGCGGAACGATCATTCGCTTTCGCCCTGAATCGTCACCGGCACAAACGTCCGACTCCCGTCCTCCGAGATCCTCACCTCGCCCTTCCCAATGTCGTAGATCCATCCGGAGATCGTTAACTCCCCACGCGCCGCCGCCCCCGCAACCGACGGATGCGTCCGCAGATGCTGAATTTGCAACAAAACATTCTCCTCGGTCAGCCGGCGCATCAGCACACCTGGTTCCTCGTCAGGCTTGGCGAGCGAACTCGCCACACTCAACGCCGCATGCGCGTTCTTCAACCAGCTCTTCACGGTCGGCATCTTCTCCAGCGCTTCAGGGTGCAGCAGTCCCTTCATCGCTCCGCAATCACTGTGTCCGCACACCACGACATGCCGCACCTTCAGTGCCGTAACGGCATATTCGATCACCGCACTCACGCCGCCAAGCATCTCGCCGTACGCCGGCACCAGGTTTCCGACATTTCGAGTTACAAATACATCTCCGGGCTGCGATTGTGTAATCAACTCAGGATCAATTCGAGAGTCCGCACAAGTCACGATCAAAGCATGCGGCGTCTGAGGCTCGCTCGCTGCCTTGACGTAAGTATCCTTGTTCTCAGGATAGACACCCATTCGAAACTTCCGTATCCCAGTTTTTAGCTCTTCCAGTACAGCATCCATAGCTCTCCCTTTCTCATGTCGTCAATCAATCTCATCGCGCACTGCCGCGCAAGCGGCTGGTTATTCCTTCCACTTGATATTGCACCCAATCGAGAATCGTTGATTCGTATCCGGTCGTTTTCCCGCGATCACCGCATCCATCGCAGCCCGCAGATCCTTCCCCGTCACTGGAATGTCGTTGCCTGAATCCCCGCGTCGAGGTCGGCTATCATCGATCTGCCCGCGATATACCAACGCCATCTCCGCGTCGAACAAAAAGAAATCCGGGGTACAAGCCGCGTCATACGCCCGCGCGACCTCTTGCGTCTCGTCGTACAAATACGGAAAGCGGAACCCAAGCCGCTCTGCCTGCTTCTTCATCTCCGCCGGTGCGTCCTGCGGATAAGCCTCCACGTCATTCGACGAGATCGCCGCAATCGCGATCTTTCCCTCGTAGTCCTTCCCAATCCGCGCAAGCTCCTCCTCCACATGCTTCACAAACGGGCAGTGCACGCAAAGAAACATCACCAGAAGCCCGTGCCGGCCCGACGGCGACGTTCCACCTCCGGTCATCCGATTCTCCGTATCAGACCGCCCATCGTCCCAGCTTGCAGCGAAGACATCATCCCGCCCCACAGCTCTTCCGCTCACAACATCTACTAGTTCAAACGCCGGAGCCGTAGCTCCCAACGCGACCATCGTCGACTGTGTCCTGGACATCTTGCCCTCCGCTCCTTCACGATCATAGCCAACTCTGAACTAACACCACTACCGCTGAAGCCGTTTCTTTTCGTCTTCCTCCGCGAAAATTATGTTTTCTGCGATGTCTCTCTCTCTCTCTCTCTCTTTGACAGAGTTTTGTGCGTTGTTTTGATCTTCAGCCACTTTAGATCTTAGATAAAAGATAAACTCACGAGCCGCACTCTCTCCGTTCTCCAGAAGGGCACCCGCCTCACCATCCCCAAACCCACCCCACGTCCCCTATCCTCAAACCAGCATGATCGTCCCACGCACCCTCGCCGGCGGCCGCACCACTCGACATGCTCTTCCGGTCGGCCCGAACAAACTGCCTCTCTGCCGCTGGTGCGAACTTGAAATCCTCGCGAAACGCCGCCGCACGTTCTGCAGCGACTACTGCGTCCACCAGTGGCGTCTCCGCACCGACCCCGGCTACCTCCGCCACCAGGTCCTCGCCCGAGACCGCGGTATCTGCAGCGTCTGCGCCATCGACACCATCGCCGCCTACAACGCCCTCAAGCGCTCTCGAGGCTCCGCCCGCGCCGCCGGCCTACGCCTCTACGGCATGAAGTCCATCACCTCTCGCCGCAGCCTATGGGACGCCGATCACATCCGTCCCGTAGCCGAAGGCGGCGGCCAGTGCGACCTCGACAACCTCCGTACCCTCTGCCTCCTCTGCCACCGTGAAGCTACCGCCCAGCTTCGCCAGCGCCTCCGCCTCACCCGAACCTCTTAGCCCAACTCATCCATAAGCCTGGTACTCCTTCCAGAACTTCGCCCACGGCAGTCGCGGCGGCCCACACACGAACACACTCCCACCCCGCTCTTCATTGTCGACACCCTCGGGATTATCGACGCGCCCCACCAGTCGGCAGTCCGTAAATGCTTTGTCAGCCGTAGACTTCGAAAGCCCCAGCACGATCAACGTCGTAGGCGGCACCGCAGGATACCCACGCAGCCAAGCCGAGTTCGTCCTGCTGATCGGCATCGGCAAACCATACGCCGGCCCCAGAATCTCGACAGCCCCCTGCTCTCCGTAGTTCGCCGTAAACACGCCGACACTCGACCGTTGCTCAGCGGGAAGGGAGTCGCGAATCCCCGCAACCAGGGCCACCATCTCCTTCCACCCCGTCTCCTCTCGCAGATCGCCATTGTTCTTCAGCGCGAACTGCTTCAGCAGCCCATCCGAAGCCAGCGGCACAATAATCGCGTACACAAAGATCCCGTACGCCGCCATCCCCGCAAAGACCATACCCAGCACAACCCGCCGCCATGCCAGGCCAAGACTCGCGACCCATCTCTCCCCAGC
This sequence is a window from Edaphobacter lichenicola. Protein-coding genes within it:
- a CDS encoding ABC transporter ATP-binding protein codes for the protein MPPHSSTLSPQPNFPSTTPVHSTPGGSAATPVILARDLGKTYRSGKLEVPALRKVNFAITPGEFVAIVGPSGSGKSTLFYILGGLTGATTGSVLIDGVDFATLTDAERTRTRRAKIGFIFQRFNLLPTLSAIGNIEIAHDIANLGASIKRELDHPLLTHLTEMLGIQGRLDHRPNELSGGEQQRVAIARALINRPAIVLADEPTGNLDTKNSDAVLKMLRQSSRELNQTVLMITHNPEAAQIADRILHMRDGEITHIETVTR
- a CDS encoding JmjC domain-containing protein, with translation MTYTYFQPEQQFSDCFKRKPFLFSHNLASNDLFSTASVEKLAEIWSRDNTKSGFFYLDRKFREWGSEDHKASLVEAFRHSDLSRMRMKLSFIHTQPKYDKVLETMTQELSELTHVDLGKEYRAPMETLFLTSPNEFTPYHIDSEDSFLLQIQGTKTIYIFDGSDKEILKDLDIEKYWAKNEIAFREEIRSRAMRFEMEPGIGVHIPMHFPHMVESGPTSSMSLSIGYESIAFDRDLFRVNHQLRKLGLNPTPPGKSKVIDNTKMAVVTGAKTITKTLKGLQHK
- a CDS encoding putative signal transducing protein, encoding MQSLLADWQSLLPEARTALAAEFASRHMEFMEPSATPEDAPAEFRELITVRRYRDLSEAIVARAVIESAGIFCFLKDENLVRLDWQVSNFIGGIRLQVASSDVEAAEEILAQPIPTEFPIPDQPGFSQPRCPRCTSTDITWERQGRKAALASLYLFSLPLPRGSESWHCNSCDLRWQDDD
- a CDS encoding M1 family metallopeptidase; its protein translation is MQIRCDVRLFVLLLTAFWLGWNAEPALAQAGAGAGVASGYDPRLTFAPLTLPQPVNGYRSSNGSPGPNYWQNEADYELHASLDTEAKQLSTTEIITYTNNSPDVLPSLWVQVEQNIYRKDSRSRVANGGARRRRGGDEAGPTPSTEGYVFDSVEIEQGKQTVKAEYLVDDTRMQIRLATPLSGHGGQLKIHIKYHYAIPGVWGGRTSWGATKSGEIYDMAQWYPRMCVYDDLRGWDTLPYIGAEFYLEYGHFDYFVTAPTAMIVAGSGELVNPKEVLTKTEMERLEQARNSDKTVFIRTPAEVSDPTSRPKQGGTLTWHFHMDHTRDVVWSASPVFVWDAAKINLPDGKKSLAMSVYPPESVGPDAWDKSTEYTKDTIERFSKHWYPYPWPTAVSIAGFSSGMEYPGVVFDGVEDKGPFFFWLTAHEFGHTWFPMIVGSNERRHAFMDEGFNTFIDIEESAEYAGGKYGPKRDLEYSAGGEPPDMILKVLDNAEAGTLMMPADSYPEQLGHPVSYFKGAYGMVLLREQILGPERFDWAFRKYIKDWAFKHPSPSDFFRAMESEGGEDLSWFWRGWYLNNWKYDVAVDKVEGSVVTISNRGQLVLPTPVEVRFKSGEKLRVTLPVETWLQKGTYTWTLEDKAPIGEVVVDPDHVLPDDDRSNNDKKLE
- a CDS encoding magnesium transporter CorA family protein, whose amino-acid sequence is MPWYQLNDANDPKLDALAKQYNLHPLHLEDTRNEDEGVKVDSGAAYTFAVFKPVRLVPDPDNPGEEMPSFSPIDIFAGKDFLITVSDPTCPTTEQALARARRDGDDEHPGKLVSLILDTIVDLYFPAIDHFDDRIDQLEDKVFDDPSPEILQAVFAIKRELIDLRRVLVNTRDAALHLQRDPNTIIDADNQPYVRDTYDHIARLLDSVETQRDLLNNTLDIYLSSVSNRTNEVMKVLTVLGTIVLPVLAISGIYGMNLKGLPFEDSPHGAEWVGGITVVATAVLLFILRKLNWL
- a CDS encoding bestrophin family protein, whose amino-acid sequence is MIVPRGRQLMPMLQYVGLPLLLLVLYDLAVVAAYKLLHWEWVAMPHIPLALFGSAIGIIVAFRNQSAYGRWWEARILWGSVVNNSRSWARQVTTGMLSLKGSDTAELKEMQRRMVYLQIAFVHALRQHLRKLEPWAVIAPFMEHGELESLRAEKNVPLALQQLMGKLLLECQTREWIDALQWRAMDESLNDLADAQGGAERIKNTPMPKQYDYFPQLFVHIYCVLLPLALVTNMGWLTPLGSTLVGFIFLALDKIGRDLEDPFENTIYDVPLTSITRTIEVNLRQLLGETQLPPATTPIDGVLW
- a CDS encoding carbonic anhydrase, with translation MDAVLEELKTGIRKFRMGVYPENKDTYVKAASEPQTPHALIVTCADSRIDPELITQSQPGDVFVTRNVGNLVPAYGEMLGGVSAVIEYAVTALKVRHVVVCGHSDCGAMKGLLHPEALEKMPTVKSWLKNAHAALSVASSLAKPDEEPGVLMRRLTEENVLLQIQHLRTHPSVAGAAARGELTISGWIYDIGKGEVRISEDGSRTFVPVTIQGESE
- a CDS encoding thioredoxin family protein, which gives rise to MSRTQSTMVALGATAPAFELVDVVSGRAVGRDDVFAASWDDGRSDTENRMTGGGTSPSGRHGLLVMFLCVHCPFVKHVEEELARIGKDYEGKIAIAAISSNDVEAYPQDAPAEMKKQAERLGFRFPYLYDETQEVARAYDAACTPDFFLFDAEMALVYRGQIDDSRPRRGDSGNDIPVTGKDLRAAMDAVIAGKRPDTNQRFSIGCNIKWKE
- a CDS encoding HNH endonuclease signature motif containing protein; this translates as MIVPRTLAGGRTTRHALPVGPNKLPLCRWCELEILAKRRRTFCSDYCVHQWRLRTDPGYLRHQVLARDRGICSVCAIDTIAAYNALKRSRGSARAAGLRLYGMKSITSRRSLWDADHIRPVAEGGGQCDLDNLRTLCLLCHREATAQLRQRLRLTRTS